Part of the Rhizobium sp. WYJ-E13 genome is shown below.
GAGGGAACATCAACGCTCTCCGTCGCCACCCAGATCGCGGGATCGATGTCCGGAAAGGATGTGTCGCCCTCTACGTCGGCCTCCACATGCGTCACGCACATACGGTCGACGAACGCCATCGCCTGTGCGTAGATCTGCCCGCCGCCCAGGATGGAGATCTCGTTCTCACCCTGCTTGCGGGCAAGCGCCTCGGCCATTTCAATCGCCTCGTCGAGCGAGCGGGCCATATGCACGTCGGGAAGATCGATCGCGGCACCGCGCGAGATCACCACATGCTGGCGACCCGGCAGCGGCTTGCCGCCGAAGCTCTCGAAGGTCTTACGGCCGACGACGACAGGCTTGCCCACCGTCATCGCCTTGAAGCGCTTGAGGTCTGTCGAAAGCCGCCAGGGCATATCGCCGTCGCGGCCAATGATGCCGTTGCGCGCGACGGCAACGAAGATGGTTTTGCGGATATCGGACATCGGCCCTCCCGGCTTAGAGCATGTCGCGCAAAAATGTGCAGCGGTTTTGCGATCACGAAATGCGAAACAAGAGCCTAAAGCGTGGCAAGCGATCTGAAAGATCGCGACACGCTTCAGACGGCGATCGGCGCCTTGATATTGGCATCGGCATCGTAGCCGACGAGTTCGAAATCCTCGTAGACGAAGCTGAAGATATCCTTCACATCGCGCTTGATCAGCATGCGCGGCAGCGGCTTCGGCTGGCGCGCCAGCTGCAGCTTCGCCTGTTCGAAATGATTGTGGTAGAGATGTGTATCACCGAGCGTATGGACGAACTCGCCATATTTCAGCCCGGTCACCTGCGCCACCATCATCGTCAGCAGCGCATAGGAAGCGATATTGAAGGGGACGCCGAGGAAGATATCGGCCGAGCGCTGATAGAGCTGGCAGGAAAGCCTTCCATCGGCCACATAGAACTGGAACAGGCAATGGCAGGGCGGCAGCGCCATGTCATCGACCTCAGCCGGGTTCCAGGCGGAGACGATGTGGCGGCGCGAATTGGGGTTCTTGACGAGGCCTTTTACGAGATTGTCGATCTGGTCGATATGCCCGCCATCCGGTGCCGGCCAGGAGCGCCACTGAGCGCCGTAGACCGGGCCGAGATCGCCGTTCTCGTCGGCCCATTCGTCCCAGATGCTGACGCCGTTTTCACGCAGGAAGCGGATATTGGTCTCACCCTTGAGGAACCACAGCAGTTCATAGATGATCGAGCGCAGATGCAGTTTCTTCGTCGTCAGCACCGGAAAGCCGGCATCGAGATCGAAGCGCATCTGATAGCCGAAGACCGAACGCGTGCCGGTACCCGTGCGGTCGCCCCGGTCGGTGCCGTTTTCCATCACATGGCTCAAGAGGTCGAGATATTGCTTCATGGTCGCCACTGATTCCTTTTGCACCTAATTTAAGGGCAAAGCGGCCGCAAACCAATGCGCCTTGCCGATTATCCAAGCAAAAACGCTGATGAGGACGATGCTTTTATGACACATCCCCTTCCCTTGCGATCACAAAAACACTATATCACCCGTGCCGGCTTTCGGGCCGGCTATGGCGATAAACGGGCGGTGGAATAAACCTATTGGACCCGGGGGCGGTACCCGGCGCCTCCACCAAAAACAGGCGGATATCCTTTTGGACAAGCGCCTGCTTTTGATGGGGGCGAAATAGGATCGACAAGGGTGTAAAGATCGACTTTTCGCTCGGCATGATACCGCCGTTATCGGGTCACAAGTGTAGTTGCAAACGACAACAACGCTAAGGAATACGCTCTCGCTGCCTAACGGCGGTGCGGGAATTCCGCTCTAAGTCCTTACGGTTAGCCCCGTAAGGCGGGGTCCGAAGGCACCTGGCAACAGAAGCCTTCACCTTCTCCCCTTTTTCGACGAAATGATGTATGCTTGATGAAAGCATGAATCGGCTTGCGCCTTTCCCAAAGCGCCTGTTCGTGCCATACAAGTTCGTGAAAAGACTTCGAAACCGACGAAAGACAGGAAAAGCATGGGGCAGGATCACATCCGCTACGACATTCTGGCACAGGACGCGTTGCGCGGCGTCATCCGCAAGGTCTTGACTGAAGTCGCAACGACGGGCCGACTGCCCGGCGACCATCACTTCTTCATCACGTTTCTGACCGGCGCCCCCGGCGTGCGCATCTCGCAGCACCTGAAGTCCAAATATCCCGAGCAGATGACGATCGTCATCCAGCACCAGTTCTGGGAACTGAAAATCACCGAATCCCATTTCGAGATTGGCCTGTCGTTTTCCGACGTGCCGGAAAAGCTCGTCATCCCCTTCAACGCCATCAGAGGCTTCTACGATCCCTCGGTCAATTTCGAGCTGGAATTCGACGTGCCGCTGAGTGACGGCGAGGAGTTGCCGGCAGCCGAAATCACCGCCTATCCCGTTGACGCGGCCAAGACCGATGATGCGGCCGCAAAGCCCGCCGACGGCGAAGAAAAAAAACCAGGCTCCGTCGTTTCACTCGACTCTTTCCGCAAGAAGCAATGATGTCAAAGGGAGGCCGAAAGCCTCCCTTTTTTCATGGAGAGAAACGAATGAGCGCCGAAATCGTCAATCTGCGCCAGTTCCGCAAGAAGCAGGCCCGTTCCGAAAAGGAAGTGCGGGCTGAGCAGAACCGTGTGTCCCATGGGCGCACCAAGGCCGAGAAGCAATTGACCAAGGCCCTCAACGAGAAAGCCGAAAAGGCGCTCGATCAGGGCAGGCTCGAAAAAGACAAGACTTGATCGCGCCGACATAAAAGCACGCGTGATCAAGCAGTTGCGGTTCCCAAGTGAATCGCTTTCTCAATGAGACATGGTTAGCTCGATGATCCGTAAACATTCGGCGACACTGCATGGGCATCGCACAAGCTTCTCGTTGGAAGATGAATTCTGGATGGAACTGAAGACAATCGCAGCAAGTCGTTCCATGCCGCTTGCAGCGTTGATATCGGAAATAGACGATAACAGGCCGGCTGAGAGCAATCTCTCCTCGGCACTGCGCCTTCATGTCCTGAGCTGGTTGAAAAACGGCGCCGCAGGAGCTTGAGCAGCCCTGTTAGGCCGGCCTTTTTGCTCGCCGGAATTATTGTGCCTGGACGCCCGGCACCTGGTCGAAATTGAGTTGCCCGGGCTGAGGCACAGAACGGCGCGCAGCCTCGGCCTCTGCAGCAGCCCTCGCTTGTGCCTCCGCTTCCGCCTTGGCCTTCGCTTCGGCGGCAGCCTTCGCCTCGGCTTCGGCCTTGCGCTCAGCCGCCTGCTGTGCGAGCGCCCGCAGCCGCTCTTCCTCGGCCTTTCGCTGCCGCTCGATTTCGGCAGCCGCAACGCGCTGGGCATCATTGAAGCGATAGAGCGCCACTTCGCGCCGCAGCCGCTGCTTTTCCAGGACATTGGTCTGCAGCCGCTCGACACGCCGCCGCTCGCGTTCGAAGGCGCGCAGCGAGAGAAAGCTGGTGATATCGGTCACATCCATCGTCTTGCCCGGTGAAGCGAGCAGGCCGGAGAAGTTCAGCCGGATGCCCGGCTCCGCTCCCGACAGTGCCTCCGCGCCCGGATTGAGGTTGATGCCAAGCGTCGCGCTGATACGCTCCTGCGGCAGCTCGATCTGCGCATCGGCTGTCAGATGCGCGAGATCGTTGGCGACACTGACATTCTGGACCCGCAGCGTGCCGTCCGTCACGTTGAAGGGAATGCCGAGCGGCGGCAGCTTCGCCTCGCCATTGTTCAGCAGCGTCTCGACAATCGGATGTATCTTGCCGGCATTGATCTGATCCTGCATCGGATCGGTGGCGGCCAGTAGCGGCGCCAGGATCGCGAGGTTCAGCCCGCGAACGCTCGTCTCGCCGAGCCGGATTTCGCCCGAGCCGTTCAGCGAGCTCGCAATGTCCGCAACCGTCTTGCCCGAAGCTTCGAGCGAAAGCGACATGCCGAACTTGCCGTTGGCGACAGGCGCGCCGTCGCGCGACCAGACGACACCGCCGAGATCGGAATCGGCAAGCGTCAGCCGCGACTGCAGGAAACCCGTACCATTGGCATTGGTAAAGAGCATATTGCCCGAAAGCGCGCCGCCGTCCCAATTGCCGGCCATGTTGTTGAGCTGCATCTCGTCGCCCTTGTAGGCAACATCGGAGGTGAAATCATTGACAGCAGTATTGAAAAGCCCCGGCCAGAACTGCTTGGCGCTGAGCTTCAGATTGACGTCGAGATCGCGGAAAAGCGGCTGGCCGAGTGCTGCCGTCGTCAGCTGGCCATTGGACGGATCGTTGATCTGCCCGAACACCGCCTCTCCGAGCCAGCCGAGATCAGCCTTGGAGAGCGCAAGCGAACCACTCGCCGCAGTCTTTGCCGCCTTGCGGTCGAAAGTCAGTGCGCCCGTGAATTCATTGTCGGCCGCGTGCCCGTTGAGATCGGCCAACACCACCTTGTCGGCATCGATGGTCGCATTGGTCTGCATCTTGAAGGGCAGCCCGGTGCCGAGCTCAGGCAGCGCGATGCCGTTCATGACGAGATACGGGTCGAGATCCGCACTTTCGAGCGACAAGGCGACATTGCCGTTCATGAAAGTGTCGGGCCGCACATCGACCTTGCCGTTCGCCGTGAACGAAGTCCGGTCTGTGGCGAAGGTCAGCGCGGCATCCGCCGGATCGTTGCCCGCCGCCGTTACTTTCAGCGTCATGCGGCCGTTGGCGCCGGCATCGACCGGCAGTGGATCGAGACCCGCCTGGCCGAAGAGGATCGACGGAACAGCGTTGTCGAGCGTCGCCTCCAGCGCCGTCGTACCGTTGCCGGTCAGCGCCAGAAGGTCGGACATGCGGTAATCGAGATTGACGCGGCTACCGTTCGAAACGCCAGCCAGCGTCACCGCCAGCGCATTGTCGTCATCGCCGCCAAGCGTCACCGCGCCGCGCAGCGCCGTATTGCCATACCAAGCGGCATTGCGCACCAGCCGGTCCATCACAGGGTGATGCGGCAGGTGTTCGCGCAGCATGGCGAAGAAAGAGCCGGGATCGGCGGCCTTGAAGGTGATCTCGCCGGTACCCTTGTAGTCGAGCAGCGATCCCTCCGCCTTGCCCGTCGCCGTCAGTTCGGCACCCGCAAGGTTCTTGATCGACAGATGGTCGACGGAAAGCGCCCCGTCAGCAAGCGTAAAGGTCGTCTCGACATTGTCGGCCTGCACGCCGAAGGCCGTGAACTTGTCCGCCTTGAGCTGTGCAGCAATCTTGTGGTCAAGCACGTTGTCACCGGCATCCTGCCCGGTAAAGAGACCGGTCAGGGCGCGCAGCGCATCGAGATCGAGCGCATCGCCATTCAGTGCGACGGAAAGCGACGGTGTCTGGCCCTCGGTCGCCTGCCGCTCCAGCCGTCCTTTCAGCGTCGCAGCACCGATGGCGATCTCCAGGTTCTCGAAACGCTGCAGATCATGCGTCAGGCTGACATTGGCGGAGAAACCGGCCTGCCGGAGCTGGCGGATCGCCGGATCGACCGATCCGGACAGCCAGGAGGCAAGCCCCGTCGGCTGGTTGGAGGCGACGACCATCTGGCCGTTGAAGGACGGATCGCCAATGAGCGTCAGCTTGCCCTTGCCTTCCACCTGCGTGCGGCCGGGCAGCGTGCCGACGGCATTGTCGATCATCCAGCCATTGCCGGCGGGCCGCAGTTCCAATGCCACATCGCGGATCGTCGTATCGCCGGCAACGATGGCAGGCAGGCGCACGGTCGCCTTGCCGGGCACCTGCGGGATCGGCACCTGGCCGATGATTTCGATCAGCGAATTCAGCCTCTGGCGCGCCGAAACCGCCGGATCGCGGTTGGTCTTGCCAGCAGCCCCCTGGTTGCCGATACGGTTGACGTCGATCTGCTGGCCATCGGCGGTCAGCAGAAATTCCGGCGCCGTGCCGGTGTCCAGTGTCGCCTCCCCCGTGATCACATAGGGGTCATCGGTCGAGCCGACTTCCATGCGGTATTCGGGAATGCGGATGCGGTCGTTGGTGAGCTCGAAACGGCCCTTGAGGCGCGGCGGCGGCGCCTCTCCCTTTTCAGTCTTGCCCTCGCGGTTTTCAATCGCCGCAGACAGCGTGCCCTGATAGTTCGGCCGGCTGTCGACCAGCTTCAGCTCGCCGTCGAGATCGATGGTAACCGGATGTTTGTCAGGTGCAAGCCGGGTGCGTGCGCGCAGCACGCCGTTCTCGTCCGGCTGATTGCTGGAGATCGAAAAGCTGCCATGCTCGCCATCGAGCGTGCCGTCGCCCTCGATGCGCCATGGACCGGCGAGCGACTTCGCCGACATCTCGGCATTGAGCCCCGTCACATGCCGCGAACGGCCGGACTGGTCGTCGACGAACTCGATCTCACCGCCATTGACGTGCACATTTTCCAGAACGACGGTCTTGGCCGGAATTTCCGGCTGGCTGCCGCGCATCCAGTCCAGCGATCCATCCTTCAGAAGCCGCAGTCGCACCTTGGGGTTGATCACGCGCATGTCGAAGATCAGCGCTTCGCCGGAAAGGAAAGGCGCAAGCTCGGCATCCATGGAGAATTGCTCGACCTGCACGACCGGCTTGCCGTCCTCCTCCTGGCCGACGCGCACGTCATGCAGCGTCACGGACGGAAACGGTAGAAGCCGTGCGTCGACCGTGCCGTGGACCGTCACCTTCTTGCCGATGATACGGCTTGCCTGATCCTCGAAATTCATCCGGAAATCCGTCCAGTCGATGAACAGCGGTGCCAGCAGCGCTACAAAGAGCACTACGACGATCACTCCTCCTAGAAAGACGA
Proteins encoded:
- a CDS encoding DUF4169 family protein codes for the protein MSAEIVNLRQFRKKQARSEKEVRAEQNRVSHGRTKAEKQLTKALNEKAEKALDQGRLEKDKT
- a CDS encoding thymidylate synthase, which codes for MKQYLDLLSHVMENGTDRGDRTGTGTRSVFGYQMRFDLDAGFPVLTTKKLHLRSIIYELLWFLKGETNIRFLRENGVSIWDEWADENGDLGPVYGAQWRSWPAPDGGHIDQIDNLVKGLVKNPNSRRHIVSAWNPAEVDDMALPPCHCLFQFYVADGRLSCQLYQRSADIFLGVPFNIASYALLTMMVAQVTGLKYGEFVHTLGDTHLYHNHFEQAKLQLARQPKPLPRMLIKRDVKDIFSFVYEDFELVGYDADANIKAPIAV
- a CDS encoding ribbon-helix-helix domain-containing protein produces the protein MIRKHSATLHGHRTSFSLEDEFWMELKTIAASRSMPLAALISEIDDNRPAESNLSSALRLHVLSWLKNGAAGA
- a CDS encoding AsmA family protein; translation: MVGRFLVFLGGVIVVVLFVALLAPLFIDWTDFRMNFEDQASRIIGKKVTVHGTVDARLLPFPSVTLHDVRVGQEEDGKPVVQVEQFSMDAELAPFLSGEALIFDMRVINPKVRLRLLKDGSLDWMRGSQPEIPAKTVVLENVHVNGGEIEFVDDQSGRSRHVTGLNAEMSAKSLAGPWRIEGDGTLDGEHGSFSISSNQPDENGVLRARTRLAPDKHPVTIDLDGELKLVDSRPNYQGTLSAAIENREGKTEKGEAPPPRLKGRFELTNDRIRIPEYRMEVGSTDDPYVITGEATLDTGTAPEFLLTADGQQIDVNRIGNQGAAGKTNRDPAVSARQRLNSLIEIIGQVPIPQVPGKATVRLPAIVAGDTTIRDVALELRPAGNGWMIDNAVGTLPGRTQVEGKGKLTLIGDPSFNGQMVVASNQPTGLASWLSGSVDPAIRQLRQAGFSANVSLTHDLQRFENLEIAIGAATLKGRLERQATEGQTPSLSVALNGDALDLDALRALTGLFTGQDAGDNVLDHKIAAQLKADKFTAFGVQADNVETTFTLADGALSVDHLSIKNLAGAELTATGKAEGSLLDYKGTGEITFKAADPGSFFAMLREHLPHHPVMDRLVRNAAWYGNTALRGAVTLGGDDDNALAVTLAGVSNGSRVNLDYRMSDLLALTGNGTTALEATLDNAVPSILFGQAGLDPLPVDAGANGRMTLKVTAAGNDPADAALTFATDRTSFTANGKVDVRPDTFMNGNVALSLESADLDPYLVMNGIALPELGTGLPFKMQTNATIDADKVVLADLNGHAADNEFTGALTFDRKAAKTAASGSLALSKADLGWLGEAVFGQINDPSNGQLTTAALGQPLFRDLDVNLKLSAKQFWPGLFNTAVNDFTSDVAYKGDEMQLNNMAGNWDGGALSGNMLFTNANGTGFLQSRLTLADSDLGGVVWSRDGAPVANGKFGMSLSLEASGKTVADIASSLNGSGEIRLGETSVRGLNLAILAPLLAATDPMQDQINAGKIHPIVETLLNNGEAKLPPLGIPFNVTDGTLRVQNVSVANDLAHLTADAQIELPQERISATLGINLNPGAEALSGAEPGIRLNFSGLLASPGKTMDVTDITSFLSLRAFERERRRVERLQTNVLEKQRLRREVALYRFNDAQRVAAAEIERQRKAEEERLRALAQQAAERKAEAEAKAAAEAKAKAEAEAQARAAAEAEAARRSVPQPGQLNFDQVPGVQAQ
- a CDS encoding SspB family protein, encoding MGQDHIRYDILAQDALRGVIRKVLTEVATTGRLPGDHHFFITFLTGAPGVRISQHLKSKYPEQMTIVIQHQFWELKITESHFEIGLSFSDVPEKLVIPFNAIRGFYDPSVNFELEFDVPLSDGEELPAAEITAYPVDAAKTDDAAAKPADGEEKKPGSVVSLDSFRKKQ
- a CDS encoding dihydrofolate reductase, with product MSDIRKTIFVAVARNGIIGRDGDMPWRLSTDLKRFKAMTVGKPVVVGRKTFESFGGKPLPGRQHVVISRGAAIDLPDVHMARSLDEAIEMAEALARKQGENEISILGGGQIYAQAMAFVDRMCVTHVEADVEGDTSFPDIDPAIWVATESVDVPSGERDTYPTRFVVYKRRDA